Proteins from a genomic interval of Quercus robur chromosome 9, dhQueRobu3.1, whole genome shotgun sequence:
- the LOC126699149 gene encoding RPM1-interacting protein 4 isoform X2, which produces MAQRSHVPKFGNWESEENVPYTAFFDKARKGRTSGGKMINPNDPQENPDILNYNSASTQGPTSRGRAEPAEPIRQGAGISSHERGTSREDGDLRQFTESPAHNDNLGTRATNESAYQRHGGRGVGPGEANRRASRPSTGSEHSIERSPLHRQARASARDSGVNSPSWEGKASYDSTHGTPGRSRMKPVTRGDETPEKGAAVPKFGEWDENNPASADGFTHIFNKVREERQSGVGSAPGPNGTPYTNTRRQDAKDSVKSCCFPWGRK; this is translated from the exons CAACGTTCACATGTACCAAAGTTTGGCAATTGGGAAAGTGAAGAGAATGTTCCTTACACAGCCTTTTTTGATAAGGCTCGCAAGGGTCGAACTTCTGGGGGCAAGATGATAAATCCAAATGACCCTCAAGAGAATCCTGATATACTTAATTATAATTCAGCATCAACTCAAGGTCCTACTTCCAGAGGCCGAGCCGAACCAGCGGAACCTATAAGACAGGGAGCAGGAATATCATCACATGAACGGGGCACAAGTAGGGAAGATGGTGACCTCAGGCAGTTCACTGAATCTCCAGCCCATAATGACAATTTGGGGACCAGAGCTACCAACGAGTCTGCTTATCAACGCCATGGAGGGCGTGGAGTTGGACCTGGTGAAGCCAATAGAAGAGCTTCAAGGCCTAGTACTGGATCTGAGCACAGTATTGAACGTTCACCACTCCATCGCCAGGCAAGGGCTTCGGCAAGAGATAGTGGGGTCAATTCACCCTCTTGGGAAGGAAAGGCTTCATATGATAGCACTCATGGAACTCCTGGAAGATCCCGAATGAAACCAGTGACTCGTGGCGATGAAACA CCTGAAAAAGGTGCTGCTGTTCCAAAATTTGGTGAGTGGGATGAGAATAACCCTGCATCAGCTGATGGTTTTActcatatttttaacaaagtGCGGGAGGAGAGGCAGAGTGGGGTAGGAAGTGCACCAGGGCCTAATGGGACACCTTACACCAACACGCGGAGGCAAGATGCTAAAGACAGTGTTAAG AGTTGCTGCTTTCCATGGGGCAGAAAGTGA
- the LOC126699149 gene encoding RPM1-interacting protein 4 isoform X1, translating to MLNEQRSHVPKFGNWESEENVPYTAFFDKARKGRTSGGKMINPNDPQENPDILNYNSASTQGPTSRGRAEPAEPIRQGAGISSHERGTSREDGDLRQFTESPAHNDNLGTRATNESAYQRHGGRGVGPGEANRRASRPSTGSEHSIERSPLHRQARASARDSGVNSPSWEGKASYDSTHGTPGRSRMKPVTRGDETPEKGAAVPKFGEWDENNPASADGFTHIFNKVREERQSGVGSAPGPNGTPYTNTRRQDAKDSVKSCCFPWGRK from the exons ATGTTGAATGAG CAACGTTCACATGTACCAAAGTTTGGCAATTGGGAAAGTGAAGAGAATGTTCCTTACACAGCCTTTTTTGATAAGGCTCGCAAGGGTCGAACTTCTGGGGGCAAGATGATAAATCCAAATGACCCTCAAGAGAATCCTGATATACTTAATTATAATTCAGCATCAACTCAAGGTCCTACTTCCAGAGGCCGAGCCGAACCAGCGGAACCTATAAGACAGGGAGCAGGAATATCATCACATGAACGGGGCACAAGTAGGGAAGATGGTGACCTCAGGCAGTTCACTGAATCTCCAGCCCATAATGACAATTTGGGGACCAGAGCTACCAACGAGTCTGCTTATCAACGCCATGGAGGGCGTGGAGTTGGACCTGGTGAAGCCAATAGAAGAGCTTCAAGGCCTAGTACTGGATCTGAGCACAGTATTGAACGTTCACCACTCCATCGCCAGGCAAGGGCTTCGGCAAGAGATAGTGGGGTCAATTCACCCTCTTGGGAAGGAAAGGCTTCATATGATAGCACTCATGGAACTCCTGGAAGATCCCGAATGAAACCAGTGACTCGTGGCGATGAAACA CCTGAAAAAGGTGCTGCTGTTCCAAAATTTGGTGAGTGGGATGAGAATAACCCTGCATCAGCTGATGGTTTTActcatatttttaacaaagtGCGGGAGGAGAGGCAGAGTGGGGTAGGAAGTGCACCAGGGCCTAATGGGACACCTTACACCAACACGCGGAGGCAAGATGCTAAAGACAGTGTTAAG AGTTGCTGCTTTCCATGGGGCAGAAAGTGA